In Phaeodactylum tricornutum CCAP 1055/1 chromosome 21, whole genome shotgun sequence, the following proteins share a genomic window:
- a CDS encoding predicted protein — RNFVRSLAAYSLMSYLFMFKDRHNGNILLDTAGHVIHIDFGFVFGAAPGGSFSLEMSTPFKLTEEMLDVMGGLRSPLFSEFVTLFCCGFLALQCHSETFLTVVEIMSKDSTFKCFEGRDTVEVVAKLKERFCTNLSKGETIAFALDLIKQATTSYGTRQYDLYQYMSQGI, encoded by the coding sequence ATTTATGTTCAAAGATCGGCACAACGGTAATATTCTGCTCGATACTGCGGGCCATGTGATTCATatcgactttggctttgtGTTTGGAGCTGCTCCAGGGGGCTCGTTCAGTCTCGAAATGTCCACGCCTTTCAAGTTGACTGAAGAAATGCTAGATGTGATGGGTGGATTACGGTCTCCTCTCTTCTCTGAGTTCGTCACTTTGTTCTGTTGCGGTTTTTTGGCTTTGCAGTGTCACTCTGAAACATTCCTTACAGTTGTGGAAATCATGAGCAAGGATAGCACATTCAAATGCTTTGAAGGCAGAGATACTGTAGAGGTTGTCGCTAAGCTTAAAGAGCGCTTCTGTACCAATCTGAGCAAGGGAGAGACAATTGCCTTTGCCCTCGATTTGATTAAACAGGCCACAACATCGTATGGCACTCGACAGTATGACCTATATCAGTACATGTCCCAAGGAATT